In a genomic window of Phyllostomus discolor isolate MPI-MPIP mPhyDis1 chromosome 5, mPhyDis1.pri.v3, whole genome shotgun sequence:
- the DRAXIN gene encoding draxin, with translation MARPAPRGAPMLFLALLVLLELSLAGSLGPGAPARNLPANHLSLPGPARWTPQTSHHRRRGGLGKKDRGPGVPGWAQEGAGGTSTRQASRLPGAEGLPPGQSPAGLLQDRNLFLGLSLPYPEKENRSLGKKRGREHKRRRERLKLHRGRALVRGPSSLMKRVELSEDQAPDTATEESSTSLAPTVLYLSTLEAAPATEESLILPVTSLWPQVQPRPGGEVMPTLDMALFDWTDYEDLKPEVWPSAKKKERHRGKLSGDGNETSLAEGEPCDHHQDCLPGTCCGLREHLCTPHNRGLNNKCFDDCMCVEGLRCYAKFHRNRRVTRRKGRCVEPETANGDQGSFINV, from the exons ATGGCCCGGCCCGCCCCCCGTGGTGCCCCCATGCTTTTCCTGGCCCTCCTGGTGCTCCTGGAGCTGAGCCTGGCGGGCTCCCTGGGACCTGGAGCTCCTGCTCGAAACCTCCCTGCCAATCACCTCAGCCTCCCAGGCCCGGCACGATGGACGCCACAGACCAGCCACCACCGCCGGCGGGGGGGCCTGGGCAAGAAGGATCGGGGTCCCGGCGTGCCTGGCTGGgcccaggagggagctgggggcaccTCCACCAGGCAGGCCTCCAGGCTGCCAGGGGCAGAAGGACTGCCGCCTGGACAAAGTCCTGCTGGCCTGCTGCAGGACAGGAATCTGTTCCTGGGGTTGTCGCTGCCCtaccctgagaaggagaaccggTCTCTGGGGAAGAAGCGCGGCAGGGAACACAAGCGACGCAGGGAGAGGTTGAAGCTGCACAGAG GCCGAGCCTTGGTCCGAGGCCCCAGCTCCCTGATGAAGAGGGTGGAGCTGTCTGAAGACCAGGCGCCAGACACTGCAACAGAGGAATCCTCCACCAGCCTGGCCCCGACCGTCCTCTACCTCTCCACCTTGGAGGCAGCGCCTGCCACAGAAGAGTCCCTGATCCTGCCTGTCACATCCCTGTGGCCCCAG GTTCAGCCCAGGCCTGGTGGGGAGGTGATGCCCACGCTGGACATGGCTCTGTTCGACTGGACCGACTATGAAGACTTAAAACCCGAGGTCTGGCCCTCTGCCAAAAAGAAAG AGAGACACCGGGGTAAACTCTCCGGCGACGGCAATGAAACGTCACTGGCCGAAGGGGAACCGTGCGACCACCACCAAGACTGCCTGCCAG GGACCTGCTGCGGCCTGCGGGAGCACCTCTGCACGCCCCACAACCGGGGCCTCAACAACAAATGCTTCGACGACTGCATGTGTGTGGAAG GGCTGCGCTGCTACGCCAAGTTCCACCGGAACCGCAGGGTCACACGGCGGAAGGGGCGCTGCGTGGAGCCCGAGACGGCCAATGGCGACCAGGGATCCTTCATCAACGTCTAA
- the MAD2L2 gene encoding mitotic spindle assembly checkpoint protein MAD2B — protein MTTLTRQDLNFGQVVADVLCEFLEVAVHLILYVREVYPVGIFQKRKKYNVPVQMSCHPELNQYIQDTLHCVKPLLEKNDVEKVVVVILDKEHRPVEKFVFEITQPPLLSISSDSLLSHVEQLLRAFILKISVCDAVLDHNPPGCTFTVLVHTREAATRNMEKIQVIKDFPWILADEQDVHMHDPRLIPLKTMTSDILKMQLYVEERAHKSS, from the exons ATGACTACGCTCACGCGACAGGATCTCAACTTTGGCCAAG TGGTGGCCGATGTGCTCTGTGAGTTCCTGGAGGTGGCCGTACACCTGATCCTCTACGTGCGCGAGGTCTACCCGGTGGGCATTTTCCAGAAGCGAAAGAAGTACAACGTGCCTGTCCAG ATGTCCTGCCACCCGGAGCTGAACCAGTACATCCAGGACACGCTGCACTGTGTGAAGCCGCTCCTGGAGAAG AACGATgtggagaaagtggtggtggtgatTTTGGACAAAGAGCACCGTCCAGTAGAGAAGTTCGTCTTTGAAATCACCCAGCCTCCACTGCTGTCCATCAG ctCAGACTCGCTGCTGTCGCACGTGGAGCAGCTGCTCCGAGCCTTCATCCTGAAGATCAGCGTGTGTGACGCTGTCCTGGACCACAACCCCCCAG GCTGTACTTTCACAGTCCTGGTGCACACGAGGGAAGCCGCCACTCGCAACATGGAGAAGATCCAGGTCATCAAG GACTTCCCCTGGATCCTAGCAGACGAGCAGGACGTCCACATGCATGACCCCCGCCTGATACCCCTAAAGACCATGACGTCGGACATCCTGAAG ATGCAGCTCTACGTGGAAGAACGAGCCCATAAAAGCAGCTGA